The following are encoded together in the Humulus lupulus chromosome 5, drHumLupu1.1, whole genome shotgun sequence genome:
- the LOC133777419 gene encoding ethanolamine-phosphate cytidylyltransferase: MDPDSANSDNLRSWGKFVATCLIGGVVVTLGATALLTSSSSAYHGDSHLPLRISFRRRKKKPVRVYMDGCFDMMHYGHCNALRQARALGDQLVVGVVSDAEIIVNKGPPVTPLHERMIMVKAVKWVDEVIPDAPYAITEDFMKKLFDEYNIDYIIHGDDPCVLPDGTDAYALAKKAGRYKQIKRTEGVSSTDIVGRMLLCVRERSINESHNHSSLQRQFSHGHGQKFDDGGSGSGTRVSHFLPTSRRIVQFSNGKGPGQDARIVYIDGAFDLFHAGHVEILRLAKEHGDFLFVGIHTDQTVSAKRGVHRPIMNLHERSLSVLACRYVDEVIIGAPWEVSRDMITTFNISLVVHGTVAENNDFQKENGNPYDVPISMGIFKVLDSPLDITTTTIIKRIVANHEAYQKRNEKKAESEKRYYEGKAFVSGD, encoded by the exons ATGGACCCTGATTCGGCCAATTCGGACAACTTACGGAGCTGGGGCAAGTTCGTCGCCACCTGCTTGATCGGTGGCGTCGTCGTCACTTTGGGGGCCACGGCCTTGCTGACTTCCTCTTCCTCAGCCTACCATGGTGACTCTCACCTTCCTCTCCGAATTAGCTTCCGGAGGAGGAAGAAAAAGCCCGTCCGGGTCTACATGGATGGCTGCTTTGACATGATGCACTACGGCCATTGCAACGCCCTTCGTCAAGCTCGTGCCCTAGGCGATCAATTAGTCGTCGGCGTAGTCAGCGATGCCGAAATCATTGTCAATAAGGGTCCCCCTGTTACTCCTCTCCACGAAAG GATGATCATGGTTAAGGCGGTGAAGTGGGTGGATGAGGTTATTCCGGATGCGCCTTATGCCATAACCGAAGATTTCATGAAGAAGCTATTCGACGAGTATAATATAGATTATATTATTCATGGAGATGATCCTTGTGTTCTTCCTGATGGTACTGATGCTTATGCTCTTGCTAAAAAGGCTGGTCGATATAAGCAGATCAAACGCACTGAAGGGGTCTCTAGTACCGACATCGTTG GCCGAATGCTTCTTTGTGTAAGAGAGAGATCCATCAATGAGAGCCATAATCATTCTTCCCTGCAAAGACAGTTCAGCCATGGTCATGGCCAAAAATTTGATGACGGTGGATCTGGAAGTGGAACTCGTGTATCCCATTTTCTACCTACATCTCGTAGAATTGTGCAGTTCTCTAATGGGAAG GGGCCAGGACAGGATGCTCGCATAGTTTATATAGATGGTGCATTTGATCTTTTTCATGCTGGACATGTGGAG ATTTTGAGACTTGCTAAAGAGCATGgagattttctttttgttgggaTACACACAGATCAAACTGTCAG TGCTAAGAGAGGTGTACATCGCCCAATCATGAATCTTCATGAAAGAAGCCTTAGTGTTTTAGCATGCCGCTATGTGGATGAGGTGATAATTGGTGCTCCATGGGAAGTGTCTAGAGACATG ATTACCACCTTTAACATTTCACTAGTTGTGCATGGAACGGTTGCTGAGAATAATGATTTTCAGAAG GAAAATGGCAATCCATACGATGTACCAATCAGTATGGGTATCTTTAAAGTTCTGGATAGCCCTTTGGATATAACCACAACGACAATAATTAAGAGGATTGTGGCCAATCACGAGGCGTACCAG AAACGTAACGAAAAGAAGGCAGAAAGTGAGAAACGATATTACGAGGGTAAGGCATTCGTTTCTGGTGATTGA